From the genome of Limisalsivibrio acetivorans, one region includes:
- a CDS encoding sensor histidine kinase, with product MRIYIKLFSFIIIPVLIITGVMFYIFQNKMMENAEEELLTELKNKWVILENSGLLSMPLEESHERLRRISSQSSLRITLINMDGIVLDDSYMDFNEVVKLDNHLRRPEIRKAMKSGEGIEKRFSTSTGERMIYYAKRMDNGEYILRLSYPMRYVEILKDRVREHTYLSFVLLLVVLMAVLFYISLRVSRPVVKLSRIVNEIEKGSMPDFPIFKSRIMHKVASLIYRTYHALENQKSVLRDEKKELNELVNLLEEGIIKMDAEGGVLIANESSQKILQSSIEPGDKILDRVTDMDSIVFIKDVLSTETDTSKIYEMKDGVFEVYIRILEKSRIAVFQDITDSERYERYKNELITNISHELKTPLALAMGYAETLANHKEMKEEDRERFTNKILSSANQLNNIINDVIELHRYENMDSRHRGEREGINLSEFTEELKEYYKDKFPTGVRFESPDKEVLFNRAHLSSLLTNLIDNAISYSGGDYIGVAMDYNGESLVIEVSDGGPPIPKAERKRIFERFYTVSKSRNKNKSSTGLGLSIVKHICRLYDGNIYHEENDRGGNTFRVSVLLHEYS from the coding sequence GTGCGCATATATATTAAGCTGTTTTCATTCATTATCATCCCGGTACTCATAATTACCGGGGTTATGTTCTATATATTCCAGAATAAAATGATGGAAAACGCCGAAGAGGAGCTGCTCACAGAGCTGAAGAACAAGTGGGTAATTCTTGAGAATTCCGGTCTTTTATCCATGCCTCTGGAGGAATCCCATGAAAGGCTCAGGCGCATTTCCTCCCAAAGCTCCCTCAGGATAACGCTTATAAACATGGACGGCATCGTACTTGATGATTCGTACATGGACTTCAACGAGGTCGTAAAACTGGACAATCATCTGCGCAGACCGGAGATACGAAAGGCTATGAAAAGCGGTGAAGGTATCGAGAAACGCTTCAGCACTTCCACTGGCGAAAGGATGATCTACTACGCCAAGAGGATGGATAACGGCGAGTATATACTGCGCCTCTCCTACCCCATGCGATACGTTGAGATACTCAAAGACAGGGTGCGTGAGCACACTTACCTCTCTTTTGTATTGCTACTCGTTGTTCTTATGGCTGTGCTCTTCTATATCAGCCTCAGGGTAAGCCGTCCCGTTGTTAAGCTGAGCCGGATTGTAAACGAGATCGAAAAGGGTAGCATGCCCGATTTCCCAATTTTCAAAAGCAGAATAATGCACAAGGTTGCAAGCCTCATATACAGAACCTACCACGCCCTTGAGAATCAGAAGTCTGTTCTGAGAGATGAGAAAAAGGAGCTTAACGAGCTTGTTAACCTCCTTGAAGAGGGAATCATCAAGATGGACGCCGAAGGGGGTGTCCTCATCGCAAACGAGAGCTCACAAAAAATCCTGCAGAGCAGTATAGAGCCCGGTGACAAGATCCTGGACAGGGTTACAGACATGGACAGTATCGTCTTCATTAAAGATGTTCTTTCCACAGAGACAGACACATCTAAGATCTACGAGATGAAGGACGGGGTATTCGAGGTATACATAAGGATTCTTGAAAAAAGCCGCATAGCCGTATTTCAGGATATTACGGACAGCGAGCGATACGAAAGATACAAAAACGAGCTTATCACAAACATATCCCACGAGCTCAAAACTCCCCTTGCCCTCGCAATGGGTTATGCAGAAACCCTCGCAAACCATAAAGAGATGAAGGAGGAGGACAGGGAACGGTTCACAAACAAGATCCTCTCCTCCGCAAACCAGCTTAACAACATAATCAACGATGTGATAGAACTGCATCGCTATGAGAATATGGACAGCAGGCACAGAGGGGAAAGAGAGGGGATAAATCTCTCCGAGTTCACTGAGGAACTGAAGGAATACTACAAAGACAAGTTCCCCACCGGAGTGCGTTTTGAATCCCCCGACAAGGAGGTCCTCTTCAACCGTGCCCACCTAAGCAGTCTGCTCACGAACCTCATAGACAACGCCATATCATACTCAGGTGGTGACTACATCGGCGTAGCTATGGACTACAACGGTGAATCCCTTGTTATAGAGGTTTCGGACGGAGGCCCCCCGATACCCAAAGCGGAGAGGAAAAGGATCTTCGAAAGGTTCTACACAGTTTCCAAATCAAGGAATAAGAATAAATCCAGCACAGGGCTCGGGCTCTCCATCGTAAAGCACATCTGCAGGCTCTACGATGGAAACATCTACCATGAGGAAAACGATAGAGGAGGAAACACCTTCAGGGTCTCGGTGCTCCTCCACGAATATTCCTAG